The following proteins are encoded in a genomic region of Lactiplantibacillus plantarum:
- a CDS encoding hydroxymethylglutaryl-CoA synthase: MKVGIDKLHFATSHLYVDMAELATARQAEPDKYLIGIGQSKMAVIPPSQDAVTLAANAAAPMLTATDIAAIDLLVVGTESGIDNSKASAIYVAKLLGLSQRVRTIEMKEACYAATAGVQLAQDHVRVHPDKKALVIGSDVARYGLNTPGEPTQGGGAVAMLISADPKVLALGTESSLLSEDVMDFWRPLYHTEALVDGKYSSNIYIDYFQDVFKNYLQTTQTSPDTLTALVFHLPYTKMGLKALRSVLPLVDAEKQAQWLTHFEHARQLNRQVGNLYTGSLYLSLLSQLLTDPQLQPGNRLGLFSYGSGAEGEFYTGVIQPDYQAGLDHGLPQRLARRRRVSVVEYETLFSHQLQWRADDQSVSYADDPHRFVLTGQKDEQRQYLDRQV, encoded by the coding sequence GTGAAAGTTGGAATCGACAAGTTGCATTTTGCAACTTCACATTTATACGTAGACATGGCGGAACTGGCGACAGCTCGCCAGGCAGAACCTGATAAGTATTTGATTGGTATTGGTCAGTCTAAAATGGCGGTGATTCCGCCGAGTCAGGATGCAGTGACGTTAGCTGCTAATGCTGCCGCACCGATGCTGACAGCGACTGACATTGCGGCTATTGATTTATTAGTCGTCGGTACCGAGTCGGGGATCGACAATTCCAAAGCGAGTGCGATTTACGTCGCTAAGTTGCTCGGTTTGAGCCAGCGGGTTCGAACAATTGAAATGAAAGAAGCCTGCTATGCGGCGACGGCTGGTGTCCAACTGGCCCAAGATCACGTGCGTGTTCATCCAGATAAAAAGGCGCTGGTCATTGGTAGTGACGTGGCACGCTACGGATTGAACACACCGGGCGAGCCAACTCAAGGTGGTGGGGCGGTTGCTATGTTAATTAGTGCGGATCCTAAAGTATTAGCACTGGGTACTGAGTCAAGTCTACTGAGCGAAGATGTGATGGACTTTTGGCGACCATTGTATCATACAGAAGCCCTAGTTGACGGCAAATACTCGTCTAATATCTATATTGATTATTTTCAAGATGTGTTTAAGAATTACTTGCAAACGACTCAAACTAGTCCAGACACACTGACGGCCTTAGTTTTTCATTTGCCATATACAAAGATGGGACTTAAAGCGCTTCGAAGCGTGTTACCATTAGTTGATGCCGAGAAACAAGCCCAGTGGTTGACGCACTTCGAACATGCGCGTCAGCTAAATCGACAAGTTGGTAACTTGTATACTGGTTCACTCTATTTGAGCTTGTTATCGCAGTTACTGACTGATCCTCAGTTACAACCAGGGAACCGACTCGGATTATTCAGTTATGGCTCGGGTGCCGAGGGTGAATTTTATACCGGGGTTATTCAGCCGGATTATCAGGCCGGCTTAGATCATGGCTTACCACAACGGTTGGCTCGTCGGCGCCGAGTTAGTGTGGTGGAATATGAGACCTTATTTAGTCATCAACTGCAATGGCGGGCTGATGATCAGTCGGTCAGTTATGCTGATGATCCCCACCGATTCGTATTGACCGGTCAAAAGGACGAACAACGCCAATATTTGGATCGACAAGTTTAA